From the Pseudomonas sp. SORT22 genome, one window contains:
- a CDS encoding pilus assembly protein, whose product MSESLSQTFLAITRNDGDLQWLQGALAPLGQVVGAGSGSLDELLALVDVTFASLVFVGLDREQVVHQCALIEGVLEAKPMLAIVALGDGMDNQLVLNAMRAGARDFVAYGSRSSEVAGLVRRLSKRLPPVTSNPSLGGLTVLYGAQCAADGALLTTHMARVVQTSGQQTLLLDLGLPRGDSLALLGLEASFHFGDALRHLRRLDNTLIDSAFTRESSGLRLLAYAETDEPLERTSAAELYMLLSALRQHFQHIVVNLTGQADSEALRTFVSHCDKLIWYTDQNVLDCRRNLEVLTQWREKGMKLEHASLLVDRYLRGVAPDSEALGKRYGLPVLRVLPYSPEVRLNAKNQGLTLFELAPREPLTQQLKSLGERLARRSENNPPVVATWLNRLWGHK is encoded by the coding sequence ATGAGTGAAAGCCTGAGCCAGACCTTCCTTGCCATCACCCGCAACGATGGTGACCTGCAGTGGTTGCAGGGCGCATTGGCGCCGCTGGGGCAGGTGGTGGGTGCCGGCAGTGGCAGCCTTGACGAGTTGCTGGCGCTGGTCGATGTCACCTTCGCCAGCCTGGTGTTCGTCGGCCTCGACCGCGAGCAGGTGGTCCACCAGTGCGCGCTGATCGAGGGCGTGCTGGAAGCCAAGCCGATGCTGGCGATCGTCGCCCTCGGCGATGGCATGGACAATCAACTGGTGCTCAACGCCATGCGTGCCGGGGCGCGGGATTTTGTCGCCTACGGCTCGCGTTCCAGTGAAGTCGCAGGCTTGGTGCGGCGCTTGAGCAAACGCCTGCCGCCGGTGACCAGCAACCCCAGCCTGGGCGGGCTGACCGTGCTCTATGGGGCCCAGTGTGCCGCCGACGGCGCCTTGCTGACCACGCACATGGCGCGGGTGGTGCAGACCAGCGGCCAGCAGACCCTGCTGCTCGACCTTGGCCTGCCGCGGGGTGACAGCCTGGCGCTGCTCGGCCTGGAAGCCTCGTTTCATTTCGGCGATGCCCTGCGCCACCTGCGCCGGCTCGACAACACCTTGATCGACAGTGCCTTCACCCGCGAAAGCTCGGGCCTGCGCCTGCTGGCTTATGCCGAGACCGACGAGCCGCTGGAGCGCACCAGCGCGGCAGAGCTGTACATGCTGCTCAGCGCCTTGCGCCAGCACTTCCAGCACATTGTCGTGAACCTCACCGGCCAGGCTGACAGCGAAGCCCTGCGCACCTTCGTCAGCCACTGTGACAAGCTGATCTGGTACACCGACCAGAACGTCCTCGATTGCCGGCGCAACCTCGAAGTGCTGACCCAGTGGCGCGAGAAGGGCATGAAGCTCGAACACGCAAGCCTGTTGGTCGACCGCTACCTGCGCGGTGTCGCGCCGGATTCCGAAGCCTTGGGCAAGCGCTACGGCCTGCCGGTTCTGCGGGTCTTGCCCTATAGCCCGGAGGTGCGCCTGAACGCCAAGAACCAGGGCCTGACCCTGTTCGAGCTGGCGCCGCGCGAGCCGCTTACGCAACAGCTGAAAAGCCTCGGTGAACGCCTGGCGCGGCGCTCGGAAAACAACCCGCCGGTGGTCGCCACCTGGCTCAATCGGCTGTGGGGGCACAAGTGA
- a CDS encoding CpaF family protein — translation MSGDELFGGPRHNLGADPQALKRALHRYIIDAIEDSGRNLLEGSRPALAQFVVEQVGDYIARLHLALSRYEMERLAEEIVDELTGFGPLEVLLRDASVTEILVNGPHRVFIERAGVLQQTDLRFIDAHHVERVMQRILAPLGRRLDESSPMVDARMPDGSRVNAIIPPVALDGPCLSIRKFRKDMLKSADLLATRTIDQGMLDFIQLAVARRCNILVSGGTGTGKTTLLNILSQLISPHERLVTIEDVAELQLDHPHVVRLETRPPNAEGHGEIKASELIRNALRMRPDRILLGEIRGVEVLDVLTAMNTGHDGSMSTVHANTAQDALLRLETLVGLTGRQVAEKTLRQMICAALDVVIQLTRLADGRRCVSEVLEVVGVRDDVYVTNTLFRLDRRTGEGFLREAPNPAGDKLRRDYSELQP, via the coding sequence GTGAGCGGCGACGAGTTGTTCGGTGGCCCACGGCATAACCTGGGGGCCGACCCACAGGCGCTCAAACGCGCCCTGCACCGTTACATCATCGACGCCATCGAGGACAGCGGCCGCAACCTGCTCGAAGGTTCGCGCCCGGCCCTGGCGCAGTTCGTGGTGGAACAGGTCGGCGATTACATTGCCCGCCTGCACCTGGCGTTGTCGCGCTACGAGATGGAACGCCTGGCCGAGGAAATCGTCGACGAGCTGACTGGTTTCGGCCCGCTGGAAGTGCTGCTGCGCGATGCCAGCGTCACCGAAATCCTGGTCAACGGCCCGCACCGGGTGTTCATCGAGCGGGCCGGGGTGCTGCAACAGACCGACCTGCGTTTTATCGATGCCCATCATGTCGAGCGGGTCATGCAACGGATTCTTGCGCCCCTGGGGCGGCGCCTGGACGAGTCCTCGCCGATGGTCGACGCGCGCATGCCCGATGGCAGCCGGGTCAACGCCATCATCCCGCCGGTGGCGCTCGACGGCCCGTGCCTGTCGATCCGCAAGTTTCGCAAGGACATGCTCAAGAGCGCCGACCTGCTGGCCACCCGCACCATCGACCAGGGCATGCTCGACTTCATCCAGCTGGCGGTGGCGCGGCGCTGCAACATCCTGGTCAGCGGCGGTACCGGCACCGGCAAGACCACCCTGCTCAATATCCTCAGTCAGCTGATCAGCCCCCACGAACGCCTGGTGACCATCGAGGACGTGGCCGAACTGCAGCTCGATCACCCGCACGTGGTGCGCCTGGAAACCCGTCCGCCGAATGCCGAAGGGCATGGCGAGATCAAGGCCAGCGAGCTGATTCGCAACGCCTTGCGGATGCGCCCCGACCGTATTCTGCTTGGCGAGATTCGCGGCGTCGAAGTGCTCGATGTGCTGACGGCGATGAACACCGGCCACGATGGTTCGATGAGTACCGTGCATGCCAACACTGCCCAGGATGCCTTGCTGCGCCTGGAAACCCTGGTCGGCCTGACCGGTCGCCAGGTGGCCGAGAAAACCCTGCGGCAGATGATCTGCGCGGCGCTGGATGTGGTCATCCAGCTGACCCGCCTGGCCGATGGCCGCCGCTGCGTCAGCGAGGTGCTGGAGGTGGTCGGGGTGCGTGATGACGTGTACGTCACCAATACCCTGTTCCGGCTCGATCGGCGCACGGGCGAAGGCTTTTTGCGCGAAGCGCCGAACCCGGCCGGCGACAAGCTGCGCCGCGATTACTCGGAGCTCCAGCCGTGA
- a CDS encoding type II and III secretion system protein family protein, with protein MSSRSERVIKQMLCALLCAVPLAPTAMAASGCAALEQVPGVIEIDQGLQQEVRLPVAITRAAIGEPKIADVHASGTDAVLLTAVGPGATSLMLWTACAKTPRQAMVFVKGIASSEMAASALPPSEDPLLPSQVQADIRFVEVNRTKYKEAGARLFFKGSNNTLIGSPSTVPNTTVSPGQVPTVPGTPNIPLDNGVFNIIWGGGSSRFLAAINALETSGFAYTLARPSLVVLSGLTASFLAGGEIPIPVPSSGSDSVSIEYKEFGIRLTLSPTVVSRNRILLKVAPEVSELDYNKAVNIAGTQVPGLTVRRTDTSISLADGESFVISGLISSQSRSTVDKFPGLGNLPIIGALFRQSSVQRDETELLMIVTPHLVQPLAADAQLPSLPGEGLRNYDPSWGRLFFLENGDFERRSGLSQ; from the coding sequence ATGAGCAGTCGTTCCGAGCGGGTAATCAAGCAGATGCTCTGCGCCCTGTTGTGCGCCGTGCCGCTCGCCCCAACGGCGATGGCGGCGTCCGGCTGCGCGGCGCTGGAGCAGGTGCCGGGCGTCATCGAGATCGATCAGGGCCTGCAGCAGGAGGTGCGCCTGCCGGTGGCAATCACCCGCGCGGCGATTGGCGAGCCGAAGATTGCCGACGTACATGCCAGTGGCACTGACGCGGTGCTGCTGACGGCGGTCGGCCCCGGCGCCACCAGCCTGATGCTGTGGACTGCCTGCGCCAAGACACCGCGCCAGGCCATGGTGTTCGTCAAGGGCATTGCCAGCAGCGAGATGGCTGCCAGTGCGCTGCCGCCGTCCGAAGATCCGCTGCTGCCCAGCCAGGTGCAGGCCGATATCCGCTTTGTCGAAGTCAACCGCACCAAGTACAAGGAGGCCGGCGCGCGGCTGTTCTTCAAGGGCTCCAACAACACCCTGATCGGCTCACCGAGCACTGTGCCGAACACCACCGTAAGCCCGGGGCAGGTGCCCACCGTGCCCGGCACGCCAAACATTCCCCTGGACAACGGCGTGTTCAACATCATCTGGGGCGGTGGCAGCAGTCGCTTCCTGGCCGCGATCAATGCCCTGGAAACCAGCGGTTTCGCCTACACCCTGGCGCGCCCCAGCCTGGTGGTGCTCAGCGGCCTGACCGCAAGCTTTCTGGCCGGCGGCGAGATCCCCATCCCGGTGCCCAGCAGCGGCAGCGACAGTGTCTCGATCGAATACAAGGAGTTCGGTATCCGCCTGACCCTGTCGCCCACCGTGGTCAGCCGCAATCGCATCCTGCTGAAAGTCGCGCCGGAAGTCAGCGAACTGGACTACAACAAGGCGGTGAATATCGCCGGTACCCAGGTGCCCGGCCTGACCGTCAGGCGTACCGACACCAGCATCTCCCTGGCCGATGGCGAGAGCTTCGTCATCAGTGGCTTGATCAGCAGCCAGTCGCGCTCGACCGTCGACAAGTTTCCAGGCCTTGGCAACCTGCCGATCATTGGCGCGCTGTTTCGCCAGTCCTCGGTGCAGCGCGACGAGACCGAACTGCTGATGATCGTTACCCCGCACCTGGTCCAGCCGCTGGCGGCCGATGCCCAGTTGCCGTCGCTGCCGGGTGAGGGCCTGCGTAACTACGACCCGAGCTGGGGCCGGCTGTTCTTTCTGGAAAACGGCGACTTTGAACGTCGCAGCGGGTTATCCCAATGA
- a CDS encoding response regulator, with protein sequence MPTSSPRQQLLLVDDEEDALLELAELLEGEGFCCYTATSVKLALQQLTRHPDVALVITDLRMPEESGISLIRRLREHTSRQHLPVIVTSGHADMDDISDLLRLQVLDLFRKPIYHNRLLETLDNLFPKPRMQLVQ encoded by the coding sequence ATGCCGACCTCTTCCCCCCGTCAACAGCTACTCCTGGTGGATGACGAAGAGGACGCCTTGCTGGAACTTGCCGAATTGCTGGAGGGCGAGGGTTTTTGCTGCTACACCGCCACCTCGGTGAAACTCGCCCTGCAACAACTCACCCGCCACCCGGACGTGGCCCTGGTCATCACCGACCTGCGCATGCCGGAGGAGAGCGGCATATCACTGATCAGGCGCCTGCGCGAGCACACCTCGCGCCAGCACTTGCCGGTGATCGTCACCTCCGGGCATGCCGACATGGACGACATCAGCGACCTGCTGCGCCTGCAGGTGCTGGACCTGTTCCGCAAGCCGATCTACCACAACCGCCTGCTGGAAACCCTCGACAACCTGTTCCCCAAACCGCGGATGCAACTGGTGCAATGA
- a CDS encoding POTRA domain-containing protein, whose product MRALAVAIVGLSWVSVASSEPLPRFLDSHEIERNLPAPNLPADAYRPSNPGVLVPVPVTQARPLLRDTRIFLRKVRFEGGSIYPLSDLRDNYQSLVGREVSLGELIDATQRLTQRYQQDGYLLSHAYLPEQDFADGRVRVVLVEGYIDELELHGEVGPAAAYVEQLVGRLKAERPLTRDTFERYVALMSRLPGFSVQASLAPANPVSGTSRLIVEARRRPFSGNLTVTDGTRDDPQALLSVSSNAQTALAEQFSVTALAPRGEDHESYFRLDYSQYLDDQGSQLHLSASRYDSDPSAQVLLGDGTQLKAHRENDRFSAGLSQVLLAAPGESLNVAARFYMVNDDVEYRAVDAPLRLSNRTDVRALGFEGEWRKADADQLRIVSGGAYQGLDYLGAKSNSDFDLDFLRLRLSGLQSDRLFGNWQGVASAALYWSRDSLPDSERVVFGGQSFARGYPADQALGDKGWGLAYELNYSFNGDGRWVKLLQPYAVLDTARTWFNEVDLRDAHLSSVALGLRIGDGRFYNLALELAKPLSDVALDSFDREPRLSVSFSVQL is encoded by the coding sequence ATGCGTGCGTTGGCCGTCGCGATAGTGGGGTTGTCCTGGGTGAGCGTTGCCAGCAGCGAACCCCTGCCGCGTTTTCTCGACAGCCACGAAATCGAACGCAACCTGCCGGCCCCCAATCTGCCGGCCGATGCCTACCGGCCAAGCAACCCGGGAGTGCTGGTGCCGGTGCCGGTAACCCAGGCCCGGCCGTTGCTGCGCGACACGCGGATCTTTCTGCGCAAAGTGCGCTTCGAAGGCGGCAGCATCTACCCCTTGAGTGACCTGCGCGACAACTACCAGAGCCTGGTCGGCCGCGAGGTCAGCCTCGGCGAGCTGATCGACGCCACCCAGCGCCTGACCCAGCGCTACCAGCAGGACGGCTACCTGTTGTCGCATGCCTACCTGCCCGAGCAGGACTTCGCCGATGGCCGGGTGCGGGTGGTGCTGGTCGAAGGCTACATCGATGAACTCGAGCTGCACGGCGAGGTGGGCCCGGCGGCGGCCTACGTTGAGCAACTGGTGGGCCGGCTCAAGGCCGAACGGCCGCTGACCCGCGACACCTTCGAGCGCTACGTCGCGCTGATGAGCCGCCTGCCCGGCTTCAGCGTGCAGGCAAGCCTAGCGCCTGCCAACCCTGTCAGTGGTACCAGCCGGCTGATCGTCGAGGCCAGGCGCCGGCCGTTCAGCGGCAACCTGACCGTCACCGATGGCACCCGCGATGACCCCCAGGCCTTGCTCAGCGTGAGCAGCAACGCGCAGACGGCGCTGGCCGAACAGTTCAGCGTCACCGCTCTGGCGCCGCGCGGGGAAGATCACGAAAGCTATTTTCGCCTGGACTACTCCCAGTACCTGGACGATCAGGGCAGCCAGTTGCACCTGTCGGCCTCGCGTTACGACAGCGACCCCAGTGCCCAGGTGCTGCTCGGCGATGGCACCCAGCTCAAGGCCCATCGCGAGAACGACCGCTTTTCGGCGGGCCTCAGCCAGGTGCTGCTGGCCGCGCCCGGTGAGTCGCTCAACGTTGCTGCGCGTTTCTACATGGTCAATGACGATGTTGAGTATCGCGCGGTCGACGCGCCCTTGCGGCTGAGCAATCGCACCGATGTGCGTGCCCTGGGCTTTGAAGGCGAGTGGCGCAAGGCCGATGCCGACCAACTGCGGATTGTCAGTGGTGGCGCCTATCAGGGCCTGGATTACCTGGGGGCGAAAAGCAACAGCGATTTCGACCTGGATTTCCTCCGCCTGCGTTTGTCCGGTTTGCAGAGCGATCGCCTGTTCGGCAATTGGCAGGGGGTGGCGTCGGCGGCCTTGTACTGGAGCCGCGACAGCCTGCCCGACAGCGAGCGGGTGGTGTTCGGCGGGCAGAGCTTTGCCCGCGGTTACCCCGCCGACCAGGCCCTGGGCGACAAGGGCTGGGGCCTGGCCTATGAGCTCAATTACAGTTTCAACGGCGATGGCCGCTGGGTAAAGTTGCTGCAACCTTATGCCGTACTGGACACCGCGCGCACCTGGTTCAACGAGGTGGACCTGCGCGATGCACACTTGAGTTCAGTGGCTTTGGGGCTGCGCATCGGTGACGGGCGTTTCTACAACCTGGCACTGGAGCTGGCCAAGCCGCTGTCGGATGTTGCCCTCGACAGCTTTGACCGCGAGCCACGGCTGAGTGTGAGTTTCAGCGTGCAGCTGTGA
- a CDS encoding type II secretion system F family protein, which yields MIAALLGLICLALLGLSVHLFYRGMRKSAQERILRRLGQVEQAAALAPVGHDWLDRLLQRAGIERRNELLWLWLALWLLAALLTGRVVGWVAGLGLLLIGPLLAWLYLGWRYRQRLQRMIEQLPVLLDHSVRSLKAGRTLSDAVLGAIDASREPLHGALQRVRRNVQMGVSLDDAMAELAELYDQDELRLFALGLRINHRYGGNASELLENLIKLIREREQGARQLRAMTGETRMTAMVLGLLPVGMAGYFLISNPNYLLTMWRDSNGQFLLLGAFLLQALGCLALWRMLRSI from the coding sequence GTGATCGCCGCGCTCCTCGGGCTGATTTGCCTGGCCTTGCTCGGCTTGTCGGTGCACCTGTTCTACCGCGGCATGCGCAAGTCTGCCCAGGAGCGCATCCTCCGGCGTCTGGGTCAGGTCGAGCAAGCCGCTGCGCTGGCGCCGGTCGGGCACGACTGGCTGGACCGCCTGCTGCAGCGTGCCGGTATCGAGCGGCGTAACGAGCTGTTGTGGCTTTGGCTGGCCCTCTGGCTGCTGGCCGCGCTGTTGACCGGGCGGGTCGTGGGCTGGGTGGCAGGCCTTGGCCTGTTGCTCATCGGCCCGCTGCTGGCCTGGTTGTACCTGGGCTGGCGCTATCGGCAGCGGCTGCAACGGATGATCGAGCAACTGCCGGTGCTGCTCGATCACAGCGTGCGCAGCCTCAAGGCCGGGCGCACCCTCAGCGATGCCGTGCTCGGTGCCATCGATGCTTCCCGCGAGCCGTTGCACGGCGCCTTGCAACGGGTGCGGCGCAATGTGCAGATGGGCGTCAGCCTCGACGATGCCATGGCTGAACTGGCCGAGTTGTATGACCAGGACGAACTGCGCCTGTTTGCCCTGGGCCTGCGTATCAACCATCGCTATGGCGGCAACGCCAGCGAGCTGCTGGAGAACCTGATCAAACTGATTCGCGAACGCGAGCAGGGCGCGCGGCAGTTGCGCGCCATGACCGGCGAAACGCGCATGACGGCTATGGTCCTGGGCCTGTTGCCGGTGGGCATGGCCGGTTACTTCCTGATCAGCAATCCCAACTATCTGCTGACCATGTGGCGCGACAGCAACGGCCAGTTCCTCCTGCTCGGGGCCTTCCTCCTGCAGGCCTTGGGCTGCCTGGCGCTGTGGCGCATGTTGCGGAGTATCTGA
- the cpaB gene encoding Flp pilus assembly protein CpaB yields MSSRITIILAGLFLIGALLAGYWGLMLSQPPSEPAPAAAVEPAQAPVTRVVTEATDELRKPVVVLRRDVSAYTPLVAEDLLIERLQVAPPGSFQTLEQVLGRSSWRALSAGTWLEQGSFEAGGPLARMIHPSERALAVAVDEVVGAAGQLRPGDYVDVLVFLREDNSNPQASAQVVLPALRLLSVGAQLGLANDGQPAEAPMDDKARQEQQRNPVRTVVLAVPEALASRLLLAAQAGSLRLAVRSAEEKRLAQYWTDPNASAKAVDNANRELYRFSQLAQVPAARPVASAAPPRGMEIIRGNQANTPTP; encoded by the coding sequence ATGAGCAGTCGCATTACCATCATCCTTGCAGGCCTCTTTTTGATCGGTGCGCTGCTGGCCGGCTACTGGGGGCTGATGCTCAGCCAGCCGCCAAGCGAGCCGGCGCCGGCAGCCGCCGTCGAACCCGCGCAGGCTCCGGTGACCCGGGTGGTCACGGAAGCAACAGACGAACTGCGCAAGCCGGTTGTCGTGCTGCGTCGCGATGTCAGTGCATATACCCCGCTGGTGGCCGAAGACCTGCTGATCGAACGCCTGCAGGTGGCGCCGCCGGGTAGTTTCCAGACCCTTGAACAAGTGCTCGGGCGCAGCAGTTGGCGCGCCTTGAGCGCCGGCACCTGGCTGGAGCAGGGCAGCTTCGAGGCCGGTGGCCCGCTGGCACGGATGATTCACCCCAGTGAGCGGGCGCTGGCGGTGGCGGTGGACGAAGTGGTCGGCGCCGCCGGGCAACTGCGCCCGGGTGACTATGTCGATGTGCTGGTGTTCCTGCGTGAAGACAACAGCAACCCGCAAGCCTCGGCCCAGGTAGTGTTGCCGGCCTTGCGCCTGCTCAGTGTCGGTGCGCAGCTGGGCCTGGCCAACGATGGCCAGCCTGCCGAGGCGCCCATGGATGACAAGGCCCGTCAGGAACAACAGCGCAACCCGGTGCGCACTGTGGTGCTGGCGGTCCCCGAAGCATTGGCCAGCCGCCTGCTGCTGGCCGCTCAGGCCGGCAGTCTGCGCCTGGCGGTACGCAGCGCCGAGGAGAAGCGCCTGGCCCAGTACTGGACTGACCCGAATGCCAGCGCCAAGGCCGTCGACAACGCCAACCGTGAACTCTATCGCTTCAGCCAGCTCGCCCAGGTACCGGCCGCCCGACCTGTGGCCAGCGCAGCGCCGCCACGCGGCATGGAAATCATCCGCGGTAATCAAGCCAACACGCCAACCCCCTGA
- a CDS encoding type II secretion system F family protein, producing MALLLSALMLFAAFALLLAQFLRQRHRQRLVAQRLQGQLGADNRLGNWLQQLGASRLGQRSLSLDGETRLLLDRIGWRRSRQRALFAACQVGAPLLALGVGVIAQETLYHTSQTPWLVLPLCAMGAGYLLPKRLLAWAAARRQQQVAREVSTFIPLLRILFESGLAVEQALRVLSQESRQLLPVLSEELRAILLRVDSGLALAPELEKTAQLLSVDEFSDSCVILQQLLSQGGGAMKSLLALKQLLDDRRLTRMQERISKMSGKMSIVMMVFLFPALLIVLAGPGFTALAKALGS from the coding sequence ATGGCCCTGTTGCTCAGTGCCCTGATGCTGTTTGCCGCCTTTGCCTTGCTGCTGGCTCAGTTCCTGCGCCAGCGGCATCGTCAGCGCCTGGTCGCCCAGCGCTTGCAGGGCCAGCTGGGCGCGGACAACCGCTTGGGCAACTGGCTGCAGCAGCTCGGCGCCAGCCGCCTGGGCCAGCGTTCGTTGAGTCTGGACGGCGAGACACGTTTGCTGCTTGATCGCATCGGCTGGCGGCGTAGCCGGCAACGGGCGCTGTTCGCTGCCTGCCAGGTGGGGGCGCCGCTTCTGGCGCTGGGAGTGGGGGTGATCGCGCAGGAAACCCTGTACCACACCAGCCAGACCCCGTGGCTGGTACTGCCGCTGTGCGCCATGGGCGCCGGTTACCTGTTGCCCAAGCGCTTGCTGGCCTGGGCGGCGGCGCGCCGTCAGCAGCAGGTGGCCCGGGAGGTGTCGACCTTTATTCCGCTGCTGCGGATCCTGTTCGAATCGGGCCTGGCGGTGGAGCAGGCCTTGCGCGTGCTGAGCCAGGAATCACGGCAACTGTTGCCGGTGCTGAGTGAGGAGCTGCGGGCGATTCTGCTGCGGGTCGACTCCGGCCTGGCCCTGGCCCCGGAGCTGGAAAAAACCGCGCAATTGCTCAGCGTCGATGAGTTCAGCGACAGCTGCGTGATCCTCCAGCAGTTGCTGAGCCAGGGCGGCGGGGCGATGAAGTCGTTGCTGGCACTCAAGCAACTGCTCGATGACCGGCGCCTGACGCGCATGCAGGAGCGAATTTCGAAGATGTCCGGGAAGATGTCGATAGTGATGATGGTGTTCCTGTTTCCGGCCTTGCTAATTGTGTTGGCCGGGCCCGGTTTTACGGCGTTGGCCAAGGCCTTGGGTTCATGA
- a CDS encoding Flp family type IVb pilin, which produces MRLSRVLKSCKEFFYRKDGASGIEYAIVAAMVAVALTAFITPISTNVSGVMTKIENALKAPPASGGGSGGSGS; this is translated from the coding sequence ATGCGTCTTTCCCGAGTCCTCAAGAGCTGCAAAGAATTCTTCTACCGCAAGGATGGTGCCTCGGGCATCGAGTACGCGATTGTCGCGGCCATGGTTGCTGTAGCGCTGACAGCGTTCATTACGCCCATTTCTACCAATGTGTCTGGGGTCATGACCAAGATTGAAAACGCGCTAAAAGCGCCGCCTGCTTCGGGCGGTGGCAGTGGTGGCAGTGGTAGCTGA